In Salinibacterium sp. ZJ70, one DNA window encodes the following:
- a CDS encoding acyl-CoA dehydrogenase family protein has product MSVTDRQRRARLREIFDPVFARIAEGAVERELARDLPFEPIAWLREVRFGALRVPEEFGGYGASVADLLELLVALAEADSNVAHIFRGHVAVVEELLAAPDGAYRTRWLERFAAGEIVGNAMTEPGDVELGRHQTVVAERDGRHVLTGVKAYSTGAIFSDWADATATRESDGAGVSLFVRLDQPGVELVDDWDGFGQKLTGTGTTRFDGAHVEAESIRERTERVAYLSALFQLALLAVVAGVARRASRDVAGLVARRTRIYGSGNADLARDDVQIQQVVGELSSAAYAAHSLVTGLAGVVEEALAQARSGDAELARDAARVVDYDVYRVQVVLAELVPTALSRGFGALGSSAVRVSAALDRHWRNARTVLSHNPVVYRARLIGDLEINDRVPESTAGIGVAPSTLAALRAAEIASATHTQEHA; this is encoded by the coding sequence ATGTCCGTCACCGATCGCCAGCGCCGCGCCCGCCTGCGCGAGATCTTCGACCCTGTTTTCGCCCGCATCGCCGAGGGGGCCGTCGAGCGCGAGCTCGCGCGCGACCTGCCCTTCGAGCCGATCGCCTGGCTGCGTGAGGTGCGCTTCGGTGCGCTCCGTGTGCCTGAGGAATTCGGCGGCTACGGCGCGAGCGTCGCCGACCTGCTCGAGCTGCTCGTCGCCCTCGCGGAAGCGGATTCGAACGTCGCGCACATCTTCCGCGGGCATGTCGCGGTCGTCGAGGAGCTGCTCGCCGCACCGGATGGCGCGTACCGCACGCGCTGGCTCGAGCGATTCGCGGCGGGCGAGATCGTCGGGAACGCGATGACGGAGCCCGGTGATGTCGAGCTCGGTCGGCACCAGACGGTCGTCGCCGAGCGCGACGGGCGCCATGTGCTCACGGGGGTCAAGGCCTATTCGACGGGCGCGATCTTCTCCGACTGGGCCGACGCGACCGCCACACGGGAGAGCGACGGCGCTGGCGTGAGCCTGTTCGTGCGCCTCGATCAGCCGGGCGTCGAACTGGTCGACGACTGGGACGGCTTCGGGCAGAAGCTCACCGGAACGGGCACCACGCGGTTCGACGGAGCGCACGTGGAGGCGGAGAGCATCCGCGAGCGCACCGAGCGCGTCGCCTACCTGAGCGCCCTGTTCCAGCTCGCGCTGCTCGCGGTCGTCGCGGGGGTGGCGCGCCGTGCCTCCCGCGACGTCGCCGGGCTCGTGGCGCGACGCACACGCATCTACGGAAGCGGCAACGCCGACCTCGCCCGCGACGACGTGCAGATCCAGCAGGTCGTGGGGGAGCTCTCCTCGGCCGCTTACGCCGCGCACTCGCTCGTGACCGGGCTCGCGGGGGTCGTCGAGGAGGCGCTCGCTCAGGCGCGCTCGGGTGACGCGGAGCTGGCGAGGGACGCCGCCCGCGTCGTCGACTACGACGTCTATCGCGTGCAGGTCGTGCTCGCCGAGCTCGTGCCGACGGCTCTCTCGCGCGGATTCGGCGCACTCGGATCGAGCGCCGTCCGGGTGTCCGCCGCCCTCGACCGCCACTGGCGGAACGCCCGCACCGTGCTCAGCCACAACCCCGTCGTCTACCGCGCCAGGCTCATCGGCGACCTCGAGATCAACGACCGCGTCCCCGAATCCACCGCCGGCATCGGCGTCGCCCCGAGCACTCTCGCCGCGCTGCGCGCCGCCGAGATCGCATCCGCCACCCACACCCAGGAGCACGCATGA
- a CDS encoding LLM class flavin-dependent oxidoreductase translates to MTAPLHFNAFVMNTASHIQHGLWRHPDARQHEFDDIDLWIDLAKTLESGLFDAAFFADVVGVYGPRGGSYATNAREGLQIPSNDPSVLIAALATHTTHLGLAFTSSVLQAHPFEFARRVSTLDHISRGRVAWNIVTSTQENAARNFGLDRLTDHDERYEWAEEYVDVAYKLWEGSWDDDALVRDKEAGIFSHGDRIHRIDHIGPRYRVEGPHLPSPSPQRTPLLFQAGSSGAGRGFAARNAEAQFIAPPHPAAARELIGETRRLAQSFGREPGDIKFFQGLSFIIGSTEEEARRKERELDEWTSVDGFLTHSNLGVSQENGTPYPPATLLRDIETNGGQSGIEWLRAANPDREPTVGDLGRLVGNRLRRVVGTPDQIADALAEWQQAGVDGINVINWTLPGSYVEFVEHLLPTLQERGLAKREYTEGTLRRKLFGADRLNDRHPAARYRGAFGRRETVGASA, encoded by the coding sequence ATGACCGCACCGCTGCACTTCAACGCGTTCGTGATGAACACCGCGAGCCACATCCAGCACGGACTGTGGCGGCACCCCGACGCCCGCCAGCACGAATTCGACGACATCGACCTCTGGATCGACCTCGCGAAGACGCTCGAGTCGGGCCTCTTCGACGCCGCCTTCTTCGCGGATGTGGTGGGCGTCTACGGACCGCGCGGCGGCTCCTACGCGACCAACGCGCGCGAGGGCCTGCAGATCCCCAGCAACGACCCCTCGGTGCTCATCGCGGCGCTCGCCACCCACACCACCCACCTCGGCCTCGCGTTCACGAGCTCGGTGCTGCAGGCGCATCCCTTCGAGTTCGCTCGCCGCGTCTCCACCCTCGACCACATCAGCCGCGGGCGTGTGGCGTGGAACATCGTCACGAGCACCCAGGAGAACGCCGCCCGCAACTTCGGCCTCGACCGACTCACCGATCACGACGAGCGCTACGAGTGGGCCGAGGAGTACGTCGACGTCGCCTACAAGCTGTGGGAGGGCTCATGGGATGACGACGCGCTGGTGCGCGACAAGGAGGCGGGCATCTTCTCGCACGGAGACCGCATCCACCGCATCGATCACATCGGGCCGCGGTACCGCGTCGAAGGCCCGCACCTGCCGTCGCCGTCGCCGCAGCGCACGCCGCTGCTGTTCCAGGCGGGCTCCTCGGGTGCAGGCCGCGGCTTCGCAGCGCGCAACGCCGAGGCCCAGTTCATCGCGCCGCCGCATCCGGCCGCCGCGCGCGAGCTCATCGGCGAGACCCGCCGCCTCGCGCAGAGCTTCGGGCGCGAGCCCGGCGACATCAAGTTCTTCCAAGGGCTCAGCTTCATCATCGGCAGCACCGAGGAGGAAGCGCGGCGCAAGGAGCGCGAGCTCGACGAGTGGACCAGCGTCGACGGGTTCCTCACCCACTCCAACCTCGGCGTCTCCCAGGAGAACGGCACCCCGTACCCGCCCGCGACCCTCCTCCGCGATATCGAGACCAACGGCGGCCAGAGCGGCATCGAGTGGCTGCGCGCCGCGAACCCGGATCGCGAGCCCACCGTCGGCGACCTCGGGCGCCTCGTCGGCAACCGGCTTCGGCGCGTGGTCGGCACACCCGACCAGATCGCGGATGCGCTCGCCGAATGGCAGCAGGCCGGTGTCGACGGCATCAACGTCATCAACTGGACGCTGCCCGGCAGCTACGTCGAGTTCGTCGAGCACCTGCTGCCCACGCTGCAGGAGCGCGGACTCGCGAAGCGCGAGTACACGGAGGGCACGCTCCGCCGGAAGCTGTTCGGAGCCGATCGGCTCAACGACCGCCATCCGGCGGCCCGCTACCGCGGCGCGTTCGGCCGACGTGAGACGGTCGGGGCATCCGCCTGA
- a CDS encoding succinate dehydrogenase iron-sulfur subunit: MAAVLEALEQTPAAGTGGEAPIQSFTVTLIIRRFDPEKDAEPYWQDFDVELYPTDRILDALHKIKWEVDGSLTFRRSCAHGICGSDAMRINGRNRLACKTLIKDLDITKPIYVEAIKGLPLEKDLIVDMEPFFASYREIQPFLIAGGSKPEKERIQSVAQRERFDDTTKCILCAACTSSCPVFWTDGQYFGPAAIVNAHRFIFDSRDDAAQVRLDILNDKEGVWRCRTTFNCTEACPRGIEVTKAIAEVKAAVLRGKPDLPKA, from the coding sequence ATGGCCGCCGTTCTCGAGGCGCTCGAGCAGACGCCTGCCGCGGGCACGGGTGGGGAAGCCCCCATCCAGTCGTTCACGGTCACCCTCATCATCCGCCGCTTCGACCCGGAGAAGGACGCCGAGCCGTACTGGCAGGACTTCGACGTCGAGCTGTACCCGACCGACCGCATCCTCGACGCGCTGCACAAGATCAAGTGGGAGGTCGACGGCTCGCTGACCTTCCGCCGCTCGTGCGCGCACGGCATCTGCGGTTCGGACGCGATGCGCATCAACGGCCGCAACCGTCTGGCCTGCAAGACGCTCATCAAGGATCTCGACATCACGAAGCCCATCTACGTGGAGGCCATCAAGGGTCTGCCGCTGGAGAAGGACCTCATCGTCGATATGGAGCCGTTCTTCGCCTCCTACCGCGAGATCCAGCCCTTCCTCATCGCGGGCGGCAGCAAGCCCGAGAAGGAGCGCATCCAGTCGGTCGCCCAGCGCGAGCGCTTCGACGACACCACCAAGTGCATCCTGTGCGCCGCGTGCACGTCGAGCTGCCCCGTGTTCTGGACCGACGGGCAGTACTTCGGCCCGGCCGCGATCGTCAACGCGCACCGCTTCATCTTCGACTCGCGCGACGATGCCGCCCAGGTGCGTCTCGACATCCTCAACGACAAGGAGGGCGTGTGGCGCTGCCGCACGACCTTCAACTGCACCGAGGCCTGCCCGCGCGGCATCGAGGTCACGAAGGCCATCGCCGAGGTGAAGGCTGCCGTTCTGCGCGGCAAGCCCGACCTCCCGAAGGCCTGA
- a CDS encoding HAD family hydrolase gives MTAIDLVLFDLDDTLFAHRESVERGIHTYRTALGEPLASADPATEFARWNALEEQHYHRYLSGEVDFHEQRRARARGFVADYGIELDDDEALRWFDGYLAEYEKSWTLHADVAPCLAALAPRQFGIITNGELGFQSAKVLGTHLDELIPLDAVIASGEVGVAKPDARIFEAAAAHFGVPVASACYVGDRLHTDAIGAARAGMVGVWIDRRAVATPEQLAEAASEGVHVIHGLAELPALLG, from the coding sequence ATGACCGCGATCGATCTCGTGCTGTTCGACCTCGACGACACCCTCTTCGCCCATCGGGAATCGGTCGAGCGCGGCATCCACACCTACCGCACCGCGCTCGGCGAACCGCTCGCCTCCGCAGACCCCGCAACCGAGTTCGCGCGCTGGAACGCGCTCGAGGAGCAGCACTACCACCGCTACCTCTCGGGCGAGGTCGACTTCCACGAGCAGCGTCGTGCACGCGCACGCGGCTTCGTCGCCGACTACGGCATCGAACTCGACGACGACGAGGCCCTCCGGTGGTTCGACGGCTACCTCGCCGAGTACGAGAAGAGCTGGACGCTGCACGCCGATGTGGCGCCCTGCCTCGCCGCGCTCGCACCGCGGCAGTTCGGCATCATCACGAACGGCGAGCTCGGATTCCAGTCGGCGAAGGTGCTCGGCACGCACCTCGATGAGCTCATCCCCCTCGACGCCGTCATCGCCTCCGGTGAGGTGGGCGTCGCGAAACCCGATGCCCGCATCTTCGAGGCTGCCGCCGCGCACTTCGGGGTGCCCGTGGCATCCGCCTGCTACGTGGGCGACCGCCTCCACACGGATGCGATCGGCGCCGCGCGCGCGGGCATGGTGGGCGTGTGGATCGACCGCCGCGCCGTCGCCACCCCCGAGCAGCTCGCCGAGGCTGCGTCCGAAGGCGTGCACGTGATCCACGGCCTCGCCGAGCTGCCCGCGCTGCTCGGCTGA
- the sdhA gene encoding succinate dehydrogenase flavoprotein subunit yields MSDYLQFEDGDVIDGVTYHRHDVIIVGAGGAGMRAAIEAAPRANTAVITKLYPTRSHTGAAQGGMAAALANVEEDSWEWHTFDTVKGGDYLVDQDAAEILAKEAIDAVLDLENMGLPFNRTPDGKIDQRRFGGHTRDHGKAPVRRACYAADRTGHMILQTLFQNCVKLGVNFFNEFYALDLVMTEVDGVEQPSGVVAYELATGKIHVFQGKSIVFATGGFGKIFKTTSNAHTLTGDGVGIIWRKGLPLEDMEFFQFHPTGLAGLGILLTEGARGEGAILRNASGERFMERYAPTIKDLAPRDIVSRCMVQEVAEGRGAGPHKDYVLLDCTHLGAEVLETKLPDITEFARTYLGVDPVYEPVPVMPTAHYAMGGIPTNIKAEVLRDNDTVVPGLYAAGECACVSVHGSNRLGTNSLLDINVFGKRAGNYAVDYAETVDFTPLPKDAADFVKRMVEGVRNAGGTERIATLRKELQDEMDRNAQVFRTDESLEKVTKTIHSLRERYKNISVQDKGQRYNTDLLEAIELGFLLDLAEVVVLSAKNRKESRGGHMRDDYPNRDDETYMKHTMAYLTGDPETPAEEHITLDWKPVVITNYQPMERKY; encoded by the coding sequence CACCAAGCTCTACCCCACGCGCTCCCACACGGGCGCGGCGCAGGGCGGCATGGCCGCAGCGCTCGCGAACGTCGAAGAGGACTCGTGGGAGTGGCACACCTTCGACACCGTCAAGGGCGGCGACTACCTCGTCGACCAGGACGCGGCTGAGATCCTCGCGAAGGAGGCCATCGACGCGGTCCTCGACCTCGAGAACATGGGCCTCCCCTTCAACCGCACGCCCGACGGCAAGATCGACCAGCGTCGCTTCGGCGGTCACACGCGCGACCACGGCAAGGCGCCCGTTCGCCGCGCCTGCTACGCCGCCGACCGCACCGGCCACATGATCCTTCAGACGCTGTTCCAGAACTGCGTCAAGCTCGGCGTCAACTTCTTCAACGAGTTCTACGCTCTCGACCTCGTCATGACCGAGGTCGACGGCGTCGAGCAGCCCTCGGGCGTCGTCGCGTACGAGCTCGCAACCGGCAAGATCCACGTCTTCCAGGGCAAGTCGATCGTCTTCGCGACGGGCGGCTTCGGCAAGATCTTCAAGACGACCTCCAACGCGCACACCCTCACGGGCGACGGCGTCGGCATCATCTGGCGCAAGGGCCTCCCGCTCGAGGACATGGAGTTCTTCCAGTTCCACCCGACGGGCCTCGCCGGCCTCGGCATCCTCCTCACCGAGGGCGCCCGCGGTGAAGGCGCCATCCTGCGCAACGCCTCCGGTGAGCGCTTCATGGAGCGCTATGCCCCCACCATCAAGGACCTCGCGCCGCGCGACATCGTCTCGCGCTGCATGGTTCAGGAGGTCGCAGAAGGCCGCGGCGCCGGCCCCCACAAGGACTACGTGCTGCTCGACTGCACGCACCTGGGTGCCGAGGTGCTCGAGACGAAGCTCCCCGACATCACCGAGTTCGCCCGCACCTACCTGGGCGTCGACCCGGTGTACGAGCCCGTGCCCGTGATGCCGACCGCCCACTACGCGATGGGCGGCATCCCGACCAACATCAAGGCCGAGGTGCTGCGCGACAACGACACCGTCGTGCCCGGCCTCTACGCCGCCGGCGAGTGCGCGTGCGTCTCGGTGCACGGCTCGAACCGCCTCGGCACCAACTCGCTCCTCGACATCAACGTCTTCGGCAAGCGCGCCGGCAACTACGCCGTCGACTACGCCGAGACCGTCGACTTCACGCCGCTGCCGAAGGATGCCGCGGACTTCGTGAAGCGCATGGTCGAGGGCGTGCGCAACGCGGGCGGCACCGAGCGCATCGCGACGCTCCGCAAGGAGCTGCAGGACGAGATGGACCGCAACGCGCAGGTGTTCCGCACCGACGAGTCGCTCGAGAAGGTCACCAAGACCATCCACAGCCTCCGCGAGCGCTACAAGAACATCTCGGTCCAGGACAAGGGTCAGCGTTACAACACCGACCTGCTCGAGGCCATCGAGCTCGGCTTCCTGCTCGACCTCGCCGAGGTCGTCGTGCTCTCCGCGAAGAACCGCAAGGAGAGCCGCGGCGGTCACATGCGCGACGACTACCCGAACCGCGACGACGAGACGTACATGAAGCACACCATGGCGTACCTCACGGGAGACCCCGAGACGCCCGCCGAAGAGCACATCACGCTCGACTGGAAGCCCGTCGTCATCACCAACTACCAGCCGATGGAGAGGAAGTACTGA
- a CDS encoding GNAT family N-acetyltransferase yields the protein MTPVILTGGRLVLTELREADIERVLEYCRDPHFEQYMATPWPYEREHAEFFVRDYAGGGWQRGDEATWAIREQIDGELLGAIGVRIPSGSVGFWLGAPHRGRGLMTEAFELVAEWALSPDGAGLERLTWEAAIGNTASAALARAVGFRYRGERPGEVLGRDGEPVPSWTATMRADDRGTRSEWPMLP from the coding sequence ATGACCCCCGTCATCCTCACGGGAGGGCGCCTCGTTCTCACCGAGCTGCGGGAAGCGGACATCGAGCGCGTCCTCGAGTACTGTCGCGATCCGCACTTCGAGCAGTACATGGCGACGCCGTGGCCGTACGAGCGCGAGCACGCGGAGTTCTTCGTGCGCGACTACGCCGGCGGCGGATGGCAGCGCGGCGACGAGGCGACGTGGGCGATCCGGGAGCAGATCGACGGCGAGCTCCTCGGCGCGATCGGGGTGCGCATCCCCAGCGGCTCGGTGGGGTTCTGGCTCGGTGCCCCGCACCGCGGGCGCGGCCTCATGACGGAGGCCTTCGAGCTCGTCGCGGAGTGGGCGCTCTCGCCCGACGGCGCGGGTCTCGAACGGCTCACGTGGGAGGCGGCGATCGGCAACACCGCGTCCGCCGCCCTCGCCCGGGCCGTGGGATTCCGCTACCGCGGCGAGCGCCCCGGCGAGGTGCTGGGCCGCGACGGCGAGCCCGTGCCCTCGTGGACCGCCACGATGCGCGCCGATGACCGCGGCACCCGCAGCGAATGGCCGATGCTGCCATGA
- a CDS encoding YihY/virulence factor BrkB family protein, with product MAEETSTQKQPPAFIAFVQRVVAWVMRLKPVRVFTEYGQRRGPLLASGLSNQALFAVFAALWVGVSVFGIIVSNTPRLQEALFEIISETVPGLIDQGDGGAVRPSDLVNTTVLGWTGAIALAGLVFTAIGWLSSARDAIRMMADLPAPTTNFLLLKLKDLGLAIGFGLLLVISAALSVLSSELLGTVLDLLGIRDSTASTLAGRALSTGIMFLFDAVVLAALYRVLAGVPIPFRHLAPGALLGAAALGALKFLGTSLLGGATNNPLLASFAVIAGLLIWFTLVCQVILVAACWVFVGMRDANLPLDSTEAARLAREAALERMALKEELRAEIAAEGRRSLWQRIFGRRAR from the coding sequence ATGGCGGAGGAGACCTCGACGCAGAAGCAGCCGCCCGCGTTCATCGCATTCGTGCAGCGGGTGGTCGCGTGGGTGATGCGGCTGAAGCCGGTGCGTGTGTTCACCGAGTACGGTCAGCGCCGGGGGCCGCTGCTCGCCTCGGGGCTGTCGAATCAGGCGCTGTTCGCCGTGTTCGCGGCGCTCTGGGTGGGGGTGTCGGTGTTCGGCATCATCGTCTCGAACACGCCGCGCCTGCAGGAGGCGCTCTTCGAGATCATCTCCGAGACCGTTCCCGGGCTCATCGACCAGGGCGACGGCGGGGCGGTCCGCCCCTCCGATCTCGTCAACACGACAGTGCTGGGCTGGACGGGCGCCATCGCACTCGCCGGTCTCGTGTTCACCGCGATCGGATGGCTCTCGTCGGCCCGCGACGCGATCCGGATGATGGCCGACCTGCCCGCCCCCACGACCAACTTCCTGCTGCTGAAGCTCAAGGATCTGGGGCTCGCGATCGGGTTCGGCCTGCTGCTCGTCATCTCGGCGGCGCTCTCTGTGCTCTCGTCGGAGCTCCTCGGCACGGTGCTCGATCTGCTGGGAATCCGCGACAGCACCGCCTCGACGCTCGCCGGGCGCGCACTCTCGACAGGGATCATGTTCCTGTTCGACGCGGTCGTGCTCGCGGCGCTGTACCGCGTGCTCGCGGGCGTGCCGATCCCCTTCCGGCACCTCGCCCCCGGGGCGCTGCTCGGCGCTGCAGCGCTCGGCGCGCTGAAGTTCCTCGGCACGAGCCTGCTGGGCGGCGCAACCAACAATCCGCTCCTGGCGTCGTTCGCGGTGATCGCGGGGCTTCTCATCTGGTTCACGCTTGTGTGCCAGGTGATCCTCGTCGCCGCCTGCTGGGTGTTCGTGGGGATGCGCGACGCCAACCTCCCGCTCGACTCCACGGAGGCGGCGCGCCTCGCCCGCGAAGCCGCCCTCGAGCGGATGGCGCTCAAGGAGGAGCTGCGCGCCGAGATCGCCGCCGAGGGCCGCCGCAGCCTCTGGCAGCGGATCTTCGGACGCCGCGCGCGCTGA
- the trpS gene encoding tryptophan--tRNA ligase, with translation MTKPRLFSGMQPSADSLHAGNYIGALLQWKKLQQEYDAVFSVVDLHAITVPQDPATLREKTRRTAAQYIAAGIDPSVSTLYVQSHVPAHAQLAWVLNTITGMGEASRMTQFKDKTAKQGAEAASVGLFTYPILQAADILLYDAEIVPVGEDQRQHIELTRDLAQRFNSRFGEGTFVVPEVSIVKDTAKVYDLQNPGSKMSKSGETENGILWLLDEPKKLVKKIKSAVTDNDGSVRYDPESKPGVSNLLTLLSVLGGSSIEALETEFAGRGYGDLKGAVADAVVAEFEPVRQRTLELLDDPAELDRALAVNAERANEIADATLARVYDRLGFLQRRP, from the coding sequence ATGACCAAGCCCCGCCTGTTCTCGGGCATGCAGCCCTCCGCCGACTCGCTCCACGCGGGCAACTACATCGGCGCCCTCCTGCAGTGGAAGAAGCTGCAGCAGGAGTACGACGCCGTCTTCAGCGTCGTCGACCTGCACGCCATCACCGTGCCGCAGGATCCCGCGACCCTGCGCGAGAAGACCCGCCGCACCGCGGCCCAGTACATCGCCGCCGGCATCGACCCCTCGGTCTCGACCCTCTACGTGCAGTCGCACGTGCCCGCGCACGCGCAGCTCGCATGGGTGCTCAACACCATCACGGGCATGGGCGAGGCGAGCCGCATGACCCAGTTCAAGGACAAGACCGCCAAGCAGGGTGCCGAAGCCGCATCCGTGGGTCTCTTCACCTACCCGATCCTGCAGGCCGCCGACATCCTGCTCTACGACGCCGAGATCGTGCCCGTGGGCGAAGACCAGCGTCAGCACATCGAGCTCACCCGCGACCTCGCGCAGCGCTTCAACTCGCGCTTCGGCGAGGGCACCTTCGTGGTGCCCGAGGTCTCGATCGTCAAGGACACCGCGAAGGTCTACGACCTGCAGAACCCGGGATCGAAGATGTCGAAGTCGGGCGAGACCGAGAACGGCATCCTGTGGCTGCTCGACGAGCCGAAGAAGCTCGTCAAGAAGATCAAGTCGGCGGTCACCGACAACGACGGATCGGTGCGCTACGACCCCGAGTCGAAGCCCGGCGTCTCGAACCTGCTGACGCTCCTCTCGGTGCTCGGCGGCTCGTCGATCGAGGCGCTCGAGACGGAGTTCGCGGGCCGCGGCTACGGCGACCTCAAGGGAGCCGTCGCGGATGCCGTCGTCGCCGAGTTCGAGCCGGTGCGCCAGCGCACCCTCGAGCTGCTCGACGACCCGGCCGAGCTCGACCGTGCTCTCGCGGTGAACGCGGAGCGCGCCAACGAGATCGCCGACGCGACGCTTGCGCGCGTCTACGACCGCCTCGGGTTCCTCCAGCGCCGACCATGA
- the ribD gene encoding bifunctional diaminohydroxyphosphoribosylaminopyrimidine deaminase/5-amino-6-(5-phosphoribosylamino)uracil reductase RibD — translation MVDQLAYDAAMRRALDLAARGPVTGGNPQVGCVLLDETGAVVAEGWHHGAGTAHAEVEALSHAADTRGLTAVVTLEPCNHTGRTGPCAQALIDAGVTRVVYAISDPGHESGGGAERLRAAGIEVIGDVLSEEARELLHVWLTAVSRHRPWVTVKWASTLDGRAAAADGTSQWITGTAARQRVHEQRAAADAILVGTGTVLADDPSLTARGDGGELLVHQPVPVVVGTTPVPANAALHRHPAGLIETGTRDLAAVLDDLYARGIRRVYVEGGPTLASAVIAAGLADEYLVYLAPALLGGDRLAVGDLGIRTITEARRLHIIGVEQLGEDILVVARPIQKES, via the coding sequence ATGGTCGACCAGCTCGCCTACGACGCCGCAATGCGCCGCGCCCTCGACCTGGCTGCGCGCGGCCCCGTCACGGGCGGCAACCCGCAGGTCGGCTGCGTCCTGCTCGACGAGACCGGCGCCGTCGTCGCCGAAGGATGGCACCATGGCGCCGGCACCGCACACGCGGAGGTGGAGGCGCTCAGCCACGCCGCCGATACCCGCGGACTCACCGCCGTCGTGACCCTCGAACCCTGCAACCACACCGGCCGCACCGGTCCGTGCGCCCAGGCGCTCATCGACGCGGGCGTCACTCGCGTCGTCTACGCGATCTCGGATCCGGGTCACGAATCCGGGGGCGGCGCCGAGCGCCTGCGCGCCGCCGGGATCGAGGTCATCGGGGATGTCCTCTCCGAGGAGGCTCGCGAGCTGCTGCACGTGTGGCTCACGGCTGTCTCCCGGCACCGCCCCTGGGTGACGGTGAAGTGGGCCTCCACCCTCGACGGCCGCGCGGCCGCAGCCGACGGCACGAGCCAGTGGATCACCGGAACAGCGGCACGCCAGCGTGTGCACGAGCAGCGGGCCGCCGCCGACGCGATCCTCGTCGGCACCGGCACCGTGCTCGCCGACGACCCGAGCCTCACCGCACGCGGCGATGGCGGCGAACTGCTGGTTCACCAGCCGGTGCCCGTCGTCGTCGGCACGACGCCCGTTCCCGCGAACGCCGCGCTGCACCGCCACCCCGCGGGTCTCATCGAGACCGGCACGCGCGACCTCGCTGCCGTGCTCGACGACCTGTACGCCCGCGGCATCCGCCGCGTCTACGTCGAAGGCGGGCCCACGCTCGCCTCCGCCGTCATCGCAGCGGGTCTCGCCGACGAGTATCTCGTCTACCTCGCACCCGCGCTGCTCGGGGGCGACCGCCTCGCAGTGGGCGACCTCGGCATCCGCACCATCACCGAGGCCCGACGCCTGCACATCATCGGCGTCGAGCAGCTCGGCGAGGACATCCTCGTCGTCGCTCGACCCATCCAGAAGGAGAGCTGA
- a CDS encoding exodeoxyribonuclease III → MSRPLRIASVNVNGVRAAFRKGMGEWLAPRGIDILALQEVRAQTSDLEALLGSEWDILHDPATAKGRAGVAIASRRKAEIHRVTFGPDDFDSAGRWLEADYDVDGTIVTVVSTYVHSGEVGTPKQVEKFRFLDAMVERLPLLQAHNPLAVVMGDLNVGHRTLDIKNWKGNVKNAGFLPEERAYFDRILGAEDDPEYNRGAGLGWVDIGRRFAGEVPGPYTWWSQRGKAFDTDTGWRIDYQLATPALAEKAVSYTIDRAAAYDERWSDHAPVVVDYQL, encoded by the coding sequence GTGAGCCGCCCCCTCCGCATCGCCAGTGTCAACGTGAACGGCGTGCGCGCCGCCTTCCGCAAGGGCATGGGCGAGTGGCTCGCCCCCCGCGGGATCGACATCCTCGCACTGCAGGAGGTGCGTGCCCAGACCTCCGATCTCGAGGCGCTCCTCGGCAGCGAGTGGGACATCCTGCATGACCCCGCCACCGCGAAGGGCCGCGCGGGTGTCGCGATCGCGAGCCGCCGCAAGGCCGAGATCCACCGCGTGACGTTCGGCCCGGACGACTTCGACTCCGCCGGGCGCTGGCTCGAGGCCGACTACGACGTCGACGGCACGATCGTGACCGTGGTCTCCACCTACGTGCACTCCGGTGAGGTGGGCACCCCCAAGCAGGTCGAGAAGTTCAGGTTCCTCGACGCGATGGTCGAGCGCCTTCCCCTGCTGCAGGCGCACAACCCGCTCGCGGTCGTCATGGGCGATCTGAACGTCGGTCACCGCACGCTCGACATCAAGAACTGGAAGGGCAACGTCAAGAACGCTGGCTTCCTGCCCGAGGAGCGCGCGTACTTCGATCGCATCCTGGGTGCCGAAGACGACCCTGAGTACAACCGCGGTGCCGGCCTCGGCTGGGTCGACATCGGCCGCCGCTTCGCCGGCGAGGTGCCGGGCCCCTACACCTGGTGGTCGCAGCGCGGGAAGGCGTTCGACACCGACACCGGCTGGCGGATCGACTACCAGCTCGCCACCCCCGCACTCGCCGAGAAGGCGGTCTCGTACACGATCGACCGCGCGGCGGCCTACGACGAGCGATGGTCCGACCACGCCCCCGTCGTCGTCGATTACCAGCTCTGA